From Mycobacterium colombiense CECT 3035:
GACCACGGTAAGACCCGCCTGCTGGACACCATCCGGAACGCCAGCGTCCGCGAGGCCGAGGCCGGCGGCATCACCCAGCACATCGGTGCCTACCAGGTGACCGTCGAACACGACGGGGAAGAGCGGCCGATCACCTTCATCGACACCCCGGGTCACGAGGCGTTCACCGCCATGCGTGCCCGCGGTGCGAAGGCCACCGACATCGCCATCCTGGTGGTCGCCGCCGACGACGGCGTCATGCCGCAGACGGTGGAGGCCATCAACCACGCGCAGGCGGCCGACGTGCCGATTGTGGTGGCGGTCAACAAGATTGACGTCGAGGGTGCCGACCCGGCCAAGATCCGCGGCCAGCTCACCGAATACGGTTTGGTGGCAGAGGATTTCGGTGGCGACACCATGTTCGTCGACATCTCCGCCAAGCAGGGCACCAACATCGAGCAGCTGCTCGAGGCGGTGCTGCTGACCGCGGACGCCGCCCTGGACCTGCGGGCCAACCCCGACATGGAGGCCCAGGGTGTGGCGATCGAGGCGCACCTGGACCGCGGTCGCGGCCCGGTCGCCACGGTCCTGGTGCAGCGCGGCACGCTGCGCGTCGGCGACTCGGTGGTGGCCGGCGACGCGTACGGCCGGGTTCGCCGCATGGTCGACGAGCACGGCGAGGACGTCGAGGAGGCGCTGCCGTCGCGGCCGGTGCAGGTCATCGGTTTCACCTCGGTGCCCGGTGCCGGCGACAACCTGCTGGTCGTCGACGAGGACCGCATCGCCCGGCAGATCGCCGACAAGCGCAGCGCCCGCAAGCGCAACGCGCTGGCGGCGCGCTCGCGCAAGCGGATCAGCCTGGAGGACCTGGACTCGGCGCTGAAGGAAACCAGCCAGCTGAACCTGATCCTCAAGGGCGACAACGCCGGTACGGTCGAGGCCCTCGAAGAGGCCCTGATGGGCATCCAGATCGACGACGAGGTGGCGCTGCGCGTCATCGACCGCGGCGTCGGTGGCATCACCGAGACCAACGTCAACCTGGCGTCGGCCTCGGATGCGGTGATCATCGGGTTCAACGTGCGCGCCGAGGGCAAGGCGACCGAGCTGGCCAACCGCGAGGGTGTGGAGATCCGCTACTACTCGGTGATCTACCAGGCGATCGACGAGATCGAGAAGGCCCTGCGCGGCATGCTCAAGCCGATCTACGAGGAGAACACGCTGGGTCGCGCCGAGATCCGGGCGATCTTCCGGTCCTCCAAGGTGGGCATCATCGCCGGCTGCATGATCAGCAGCGGCATCGTGCGCCGCAACGCCAAGGCGCGGCTGCTGCGCGACAACGTCGTCGTCACCGAGAACCTCACGATCAACTCGCTGCGGCGGGAGAAGGACGACGTGACCGAGGTCCGCGAGGGCTTCGAGTGCGGTATGACGCTGGGCTACTCCGATATCAAGGAGGGCGACATCATCGAGTCCTACGAGTTGGTCGAGAAGGAACGCACCTGACCACCACCGTCGACGCAGAAATGGACCGTGTGATGAGGTGGGGGTACCTCCCGCTTGCGGGGGAGAGGCGGTGAATCGAAATGGCTGACCCGGCCCGGGCGCGACGTTTGGCCAAGCGGATCAACACGATCGTCGCCTCGGCGATCGAGTTCGAGATCAAGGATCCCGGATTGGAGGGGGTCACCATCGTCGACGCGAAGGTGACCGCCGATCTGCACGATGCGACGGTGTTCTACACGGTGATGGGGCGCACGCTGGACGATGAGCCGGATTACGGGGCCGCCGCGGCCGCCCTGGAACGGGCCAAGGGTGCGCTGCGCACCATGGTCGGGGCCGGCACCGGTGTGCGGTTCACGCCCACGTTGACGTTCACGCGCGACACCACGTCGGACAACGTGCAGCGCATGGACGAGTTGCTGGCGCGGGCGCGCGCCGCGGACGCTGATCTGGCGCGGGTACGTTCGGGCGCCAAGCCGGCTGGGGAGGCCGATCCATACCGGGAGAGCGGATCGGGCGCGGAGCCCGGCCTGGACGGGAGCATCGGTGACGACGACCAACACGAATACTGACCTGGACGGCCCCAGGGTGGGGGCGCGCGTCGACGCGGTGGGAGCGGTCGATCTGCTGTCGGACGCCGACACGGTCGCGGTGATCGCGCACGTGCATCCCGACGCCGACACGATCGGCGCCGGCCTGGCGCTGGGGCTGGTGCTGGACAAGTGCGGCAAGCGGGTCGAGGTCAGTTTCGCCGAGCCGGCGGGGTTGCCCGAGTCGCTGGCGTCGCTGCCCGGCTGCCGGCTGCTGGTCAGGCCGGAGGCGATGCGGCGCGACGTGGATTTGGTTGTCACCGTTGACGTTCCGAGCGTCAAACGGCTGGGCGCGTTGAGCGACTTGGCCGTCGAGGCCGACGAGGTGCTGGTCATCGACCACCACGCCTCCAATGACGTGTTCGGCACCGCCAATTTCATTGACGTCCAGGCCGATTCGACCACGATGATGGTCGCGGACATCCTCGACGCGTGGGGCAAGCCGATCGATCCCGACGTCGCGCACTGCATCTACGCGGGGCTGACGACCGACACCGGATCCTTCCGCTGGGCCAGCGCGCGCGCCCTGCGGCTGGCGGCCCGGCTGGTCGACGCCGGCGTGGACAACGCGGCGATCAGCCGCACCCTGATGGACAGCCACCCGTTCGGCTGGCTGCCGCTGCTGTCGCGGGTGCTGGCCTCGGCCCAGCTGCTGCCGGACGCCGCGGGCGGGCGGGGTTTGGTGTATGCCGTTGTCAGCAACAGCGATTGGACCACTTCACGTCCGGAGGAAGTCGAGAGCATCGTCGACATCGTGCGGACCACGCAGCAGGCCGAGGTGGCCGCGGTGTTCAAGGAGATCGCGCCGCAGCAGTGGTCGGTGTCGATGCGGGCCAAGGCCGCGGTGGACCTGGCGTCGGTCGCGTCCGGGTTCGGCGGCGGTGGGCACCGGCTGGCTGCCGGCTACTCGACCAGCGGGACGATCGACGACGCGGTGGCGTCGCTGCGCACCGCGCTGGGATAGAACGCGCTGGGCTAGAACGCCCAGCTTCCCGAGCGCTGCACGACGAATCCGTGGTCGCCGCTGGTGGTGTCCAGGCAGGCGACCAGGTTGTCGGCGCCCACCGCGCAGGTGACGTTGAGGTAGCTCAACTTCTGGCCCGTTCCGAGCGCTTTGCCGCCGGCCG
This genomic window contains:
- the rbfA gene encoding 30S ribosome-binding factor RbfA, translated to MADPARARRLAKRINTIVASAIEFEIKDPGLEGVTIVDAKVTADLHDATVFYTVMGRTLDDEPDYGAAAAALERAKGALRTMVGAGTGVRFTPTLTFTRDTTSDNVQRMDELLARARAADADLARVRSGAKPAGEADPYRESGSGAEPGLDGSIGDDDQHEY
- a CDS encoding DHH family phosphoesterase encodes the protein MTTTNTNTDLDGPRVGARVDAVGAVDLLSDADTVAVIAHVHPDADTIGAGLALGLVLDKCGKRVEVSFAEPAGLPESLASLPGCRLLVRPEAMRRDVDLVVTVDVPSVKRLGALSDLAVEADEVLVIDHHASNDVFGTANFIDVQADSTTMMVADILDAWGKPIDPDVAHCIYAGLTTDTGSFRWASARALRLAARLVDAGVDNAAISRTLMDSHPFGWLPLLSRVLASAQLLPDAAGGRGLVYAVVSNSDWTTSRPEEVESIVDIVRTTQQAEVAAVFKEIAPQQWSVSMRAKAAVDLASVASGFGGGGHRLAAGYSTSGTIDDAVASLRTALG